The proteins below come from a single Eubacterium limosum genomic window:
- a CDS encoding sigma-70 family RNA polymerase sigma factor — MEGQNYELINTWAAEAKRGDKRAAELLLQSFRPLILKMAGSCSEDGGFEDAYQDGTAAFLEAVRRYDPEKNHLFPGYIRSCLDFYFRKRREGRFDRSVSAVVSLDAPADENGSPLGQLVPDPNQPVQAYHEENDRKRRLEKLDWALKQLPGDQRRAITAYYLKGQSQKAIAADCQLSASAVKMRIHRGLRRLRALMED; from the coding sequence TTGGAGGGCCAAAATTACGAGTTGATCAACACCTGGGCCGCAGAGGCCAAAAGGGGGGACAAGCGTGCTGCGGAGCTGCTGCTCCAGAGCTTCCGGCCCCTTATCCTGAAGATGGCTGGCAGCTGTTCTGAGGACGGCGGATTTGAGGACGCTTACCAGGACGGCACAGCCGCCTTTCTGGAGGCCGTGCGGCGCTACGATCCGGAGAAGAACCACCTGTTTCCGGGCTATATCCGGAGCTGTCTGGATTTTTATTTCAGGAAACGGCGGGAGGGCCGCTTTGACCGGTCGGTGAGCGCGGTGGTATCGCTGGACGCCCCGGCGGACGAGAATGGCAGCCCTCTGGGGCAGCTGGTGCCCGACCCCAACCAGCCCGTCCAGGCCTACCACGAGGAGAACGACCGGAAAAGGCGGCTTGAAAAACTGGACTGGGCGCTTAAACAGCTGCCCGGCGACCAGCGCAGGGCCATCACGGCCTATTACCTGAAAGGCCAGAGCCAGAAGGCCATCGCGGCAGACTGCCAGCTCAGCGCCTCGGCGGTTAAAATGCGGATACACCGTGGCCTGCGGCGTCTCAGGGCGCTGATGGAGGATTAG